The Lysobacter luteus genome contains the following window.
GCGCGAACACCTGGCAGAACTGTTGCGCATCGCGCCACCGGGCGATTCGGCGGCGGTCGACCTGCGTGAGCGGATCGAGATGGCCACGCACTACGGTCTGTTCCGGCCCGGCCAGGCATTCACCGAAGCGCTCGACCGGGCGGGTCGCGGACCGGAGATGGTGGTGATTCCCCACGGCGCATTCCGCATGGGCGCCGCCGACGGCGAACGCGATGCCAGCGACGCCGAACAGCCGACCCGCACGATCCGGTTCGAGCGGGGCCTTGCGGTGTCGCGCAACGAGGTCACGGTGGGCGAGTTCCGCCAGTTCATCACCGCCACCGGCTACGAGCCGCGCGCGACCCGGCGCGGCTATTCGACCGCTTACGACGAGCGCAGCGGCAACCTGGTCCGGCGCAGCGGCGTGGACTGGCGCTCGGACTACGCCGGCAAGCCGGCCGCCGACCACCTGCCGGTGGTGCACGTCAGTGCTCACGACGCCGACGCCTACGCGCGATGGCTTTCGGAACAGACCGGCCACACCTACCGGCTGCCGACCGAGGCCGAGTTCGAGTACATGCTCCGCGCCGGCAGCCAGGGCCGCTTTCCCTGGGGTGATGGCGCGCCGCCGGAGGGGGCTGGCAACTTCACTGGTGGCGGCGACACCTCGCCCAGTGGCCGGCAGTGGCGCAACGCGTTCAAGGGACTCGACGATGGCGCGTGGGGTCCTGCGCCGGTGCGCTCGTACCGGGCCAATGCATTCGGCCTTCACGATGTGCCGGGCAATGTCAGCGAGTGGGTGGCCGACTGCTGGCATGACAGCTACCGGCGCGCACCCGCCGACGGCAGGGCCTGGTTCAATCCGGGCTGCAGGACGCGGGTGGTGCGGGGTGGTTCGTGGGCCAGTTCGCCGGCGCAGACCCGCTCGGCATGGCGGCTGGGCAGCGATGCCAACACCACGAATGCGCGCGTCGGCTTCCGCGTCGTACGCGAAATCTGAAGGACAGTCGTCCGCCCGCACCGGGCTGGCATGGGAGGAGCGGTAGATGGCGATCGGTTCCCTGGGCGGCCTGCGTCGCCGTCAACCTGCCACCGGCCGTCGGCGCGGTGGCGGCATCCGCTGGTGGATCCTGCTGCTGTTTGCCGGCTACGCCGCCTGGCAATGGTTCGGCAGCGCCAAGGTCGATCCGTACACGGGCGAGACCGCGCACTACGGCGCCACCCCGGAGGAGGAGGTGCAACTGGGTGCGCAGGCGTTCCAGCAGGTGCTGGGCGATGCCCAGGCGCAGGGTGCGCTGATGTCGCCCGAGGCGCAGGTGAGCCAGCAGATCAGGGCCATCGCTCAACGCCTGATCACGAAAGTGCCACAGGTCACTGCAGACTTGGCCGCGATGCACCAGCAGGAAGCGCCGACCATCCATCAGGACTTCCGATGGGACGTGGCGGTGATCCAGTCCGACCAGGCCAATGCGTTCGTCCTGCCCGGCGGCAAGATAGCGGTCTATACCGGCCTGCTGCCGGTGGCGCAGACCGAGGATGCGATGGCGGTGGTGATGGGGCACGAGATCGCCCACGCACTGCTGCGCCACGGTTCGCAGCGAATTGCCCAGCAGGAGCTCGTGCAGATGGGGCAAATGGCGGCCGGCATGGCGATCGGCGGGATGGATCCCCAGCAGCAACAGGCGGTCATGGCCGCGCTGGGCGCTGGCGCGCAGTACGGTTTCATCCTGCCGTATGGGCGCAGCCACGAAACCCAGGCCGACCAGGTCGGGCTGATGCTGGCGGCGGCGGCGTGCTACGACCCGCGGCAGGCGATCCCGTTGTGGGAGCGGATGTCGGCTTCCAGTGGCGGCCAGCAGCCGCCCGAGTTCGCGTCGACCCACCCCGATCCGGCCAACCGCATCCAAACCCTTCAGTCACTGATGCCGCAGGCGCTCGAGTTCCATCAGCGCAATTGCGCGGGACAGACGCTGCAGTAGGGCCTAGCGCTTGCCTTCGGGCTTCTTGCCGGTGGCGGCGTTCTGGCCGACGCCGCCGGTCAGGTTCTGCTGGAACTCCTTCCACATCGACAGGTTGCGCTCGGTCAGCTGGTTCATCATCGTCCAGGGCGTCTGGCCGATCATGCCGCCCATCTGCTGGCGGAACTGCTGCTGCTGGTCGAGGAACACCTGCATCGAGCGCTCCAGGTAGGTCCCCATGAA
Protein-coding sequences here:
- a CDS encoding formylglycine-generating enzyme family protein: MAAWLVLLVACSGDHGDDAAEPDVAAQAGGERAPIVAVGPRQEVAPVPEWESPAVEVDDSDVEATKARAAEALEAGDLFGDADDAIPLYLALSRHLPDDPDVATGLERARGVLIEQGNAALAAIDEDREALGHARQVGAVARELAPSDPAVETYLATVEQAVQAEQANLRGEQALNQRRFGIDVDGGGDSDGAVAQFRAALELRPGDARAQQGLAATESAIIRQAELAAERDDYDAATRWLDRAAQVRPGLETVDQARLRLARHRGARVRELRDLGVAALANGADIGTAREHLAELLRIAPPGDSAAVDLRERIEMATHYGLFRPGQAFTEALDRAGRGPEMVVIPHGAFRMGAADGERDASDAEQPTRTIRFERGLAVSRNEVTVGEFRQFITATGYEPRATRRGYSTAYDERSGNLVRRSGVDWRSDYAGKPAADHLPVVHVSAHDADAYARWLSEQTGHTYRLPTEAEFEYMLRAGSQGRFPWGDGAPPEGAGNFTGGGDTSPSGRQWRNAFKGLDDGAWGPAPVRSYRANAFGLHDVPGNVSEWVADCWHDSYRRAPADGRAWFNPGCRTRVVRGGSWASSPAQTRSAWRLGSDANTTNARVGFRVVREI
- a CDS encoding M48 family metallopeptidase, encoding MAIGSLGGLRRRQPATGRRRGGGIRWWILLLFAGYAAWQWFGSAKVDPYTGETAHYGATPEEEVQLGAQAFQQVLGDAQAQGALMSPEAQVSQQIRAIAQRLITKVPQVTADLAAMHQQEAPTIHQDFRWDVAVIQSDQANAFVLPGGKIAVYTGLLPVAQTEDAMAVVMGHEIAHALLRHGSQRIAQQELVQMGQMAAGMAIGGMDPQQQQAVMAALGAGAQYGFILPYGRSHETQADQVGLMLAAAACYDPRQAIPLWERMSASSGGQQPPEFASTHPDPANRIQTLQSLMPQALEFHQRNCAGQTLQ